One genomic segment of Arcobacter porcinus includes these proteins:
- a CDS encoding peroxiredoxin, translating to MLVTKKAPDFTAKAVLADGTIEDFNLYKNIGTNGAVLFFYPMDFTFVCPSEIIAFSHRIKEFEDRGVTVIGCSVDSEFSHFAWRETPVENGGIGRIKYPLVADISKKISKSFDVLFNKSVALRGSFLIDKDGTVRHAVINDLPLGRNIDEMIRMVDTMIFTNEHGEVCPAGWQKGDEGMKANTAGVADYLAKNSEKL from the coding sequence ATGTTAGTTACAAAAAAAGCTCCTGACTTTACAGCAAAAGCTGTTTTAGCAGATGGTACAATAGAAGATTTCAATTTATATAAAAATATTGGTACAAATGGTGCTGTATTATTCTTCTATCCAATGGATTTTACTTTTGTTTGTCCATCAGAAATTATTGCATTCTCTCACAGAATTAAAGAGTTTGAAGATAGAGGAGTTACTGTAATTGGTTGTTCAGTTGACTCTGAGTTCTCTCACTTTGCATGGAGAGAAACACCAGTTGAAAATGGTGGAATTGGAAGAATTAAGTATCCATTAGTTGCAGATATTAGTAAAAAAATATCAAAATCATTTGATGTTTTATTTAATAAATCAGTTGCTTTAAGAGGTTCTTTCTTAATTGATAAAGATGGAACTGTAAGACATGCTGTAATCAATGATTTACCACTTGGAAGAAACATTGATGAAATGATTAGAATGGTTGATACAATGATATTTACTAATGAGCATGGAGAAGTTTGTCCAGCTGGTTGGCAAAAAGGTGATGAAGGAATGAAAGCAAATACTGCTGGAGTTGCTGATTACTTAGCTAAAAATAGCGAAAAACTATAA
- a CDS encoding DUF362 domain-containing protein produces the protein MAVLITDTCISCDACLDECPVGAIVDNDDNPSGEDIYYVYKDKCVECVGHNDAPACADACPTEGCIVWDEVGSSKIEKEDRGEVGEAVID, from the coding sequence ATGGCAGTTTTAATTACTGATACATGTATTAGTTGTGATGCATGTTTAGATGAATGCCCTGTTGGTGCAATAGTTGATAATGATGACAATCCATCTGGTGAAGATATTTATTATGTATATAAAGATAAATGTGTAGAGTGTGTTGGTCACAATGATGCTCCTGCATGTGCTGATGCCTGTCCAACTGAAGGTTGTATCGTTTGGGATGAAGTTGGTTCTAGTAAAATAGAAAAAGAAGATAGAGGTGAAGTGGGTGAAGCAGTTATTGACTAA
- the ndk gene encoding nucleoside-diphosphate kinase yields MERTLSIIKPDAVAKNVVGKILDRFESAGLKIAATRKMQLSRADAEAFYAVHASRPFFKDLVEFMISGPVVVSVLEGTNAMAKNRDLMGATNPKEAAAGTIRADFAESIDANAVHGSDSLENAAIEIAFFFSSREIC; encoded by the coding sequence ATGGAAAGAACACTATCAATAATCAAACCAGACGCAGTTGCAAAAAATGTAGTTGGAAAAATCTTAGATAGATTTGAATCAGCTGGATTAAAAATTGCAGCTACAAGAAAAATGCAACTTTCAAGAGCTGATGCAGAAGCATTTTATGCAGTTCATGCAAGTAGACCTTTTTTCAAAGATTTAGTTGAATTTATGATTTCTGGTCCAGTTGTAGTATCTGTTTTAGAAGGAACAAATGCTATGGCAAAAAACAGAGATTTAATGGGTGCAACAAATCCTAAAGAAGCTGCTGCTGGAACAATTAGAGCAGATTTTGCAGAATCAATTGATGCAAATGCAGTTCACGGAAGTGATTCATTAGAAAATGCTGCAATTGAAATTGCATTCTTCTTCTCTTCAAGAGAAATTTGCTAA
- the rpmF gene encoding 50S ribosomal protein L32, protein MAVPKRRVSHSRAAKRRTHYKITLKRPVKDSDGSFKMPHMINPNTGEYKN, encoded by the coding sequence ATGGCAGTTCCAAAAAGAAGAGTGTCACACTCAAGAGCAGCAAAAAGAAGAACGCACTACAAAATTACATTAAAAAGACCAGTAAAAGATAGTGATGGGTCATTTAAAATGCCTCATATGATAAATCCAAACACTGGTGAATATAAAAACTAA
- the plsX gene encoding phosphate acyltransferase PlsX — MIKIAIDAIGGDFGPEPIMEGLILAIRNNNNFTALAVGDKDILSKLIPPAFSSRIEIVDTKDVISMNDHATDALKRKESTIYKAIDLVREGKADAVVSAGHSGASMSLATLRIGRIKGVSRPAIATLMPTSENQNTLVLDVGANVDSDARNLFEFAVMGQAYAQTVLRLDEPIVGLLSNGEEESKGNEVTKEAYKMLKRVPNFAGNVEGNDIFKGTVDVVVCDGFVGNILLKTAEGVADTIGKIIKKNLKRSLISIAGAVLMQKVFKNLKVRVDYAEYGGAPLLGVKAPVIISHGKSNPKAIKNAIFQALLSASSNLEDIIEQRLVKYSAKEECSTESTTN, encoded by the coding sequence ATGATTAAAATAGCAATAGATGCAATTGGTGGGGACTTTGGTCCCGAACCAATAATGGAAGGTTTAATCTTAGCCATTAGAAACAATAACAACTTTACAGCGCTTGCTGTTGGAGATAAAGATATTTTATCAAAACTAATTCCCCCTGCTTTTAGTTCAAGAATTGAAATTGTTGATACAAAAGATGTGATTAGTATGAATGATCATGCTACTGATGCATTAAAAAGAAAAGAGTCAACAATATATAAAGCTATTGATTTAGTAAGAGAAGGAAAAGCTGATGCTGTTGTATCTGCTGGTCATTCTGGTGCTTCAATGTCTTTAGCAACTCTAAGAATTGGAAGAATCAAAGGTGTTTCAAGACCTGCAATAGCTACACTTATGCCTACAAGTGAAAACCAAAATACTTTGGTATTAGATGTTGGAGCAAATGTAGATAGTGATGCTAGAAACTTATTTGAGTTTGCTGTTATGGGTCAAGCTTATGCTCAAACAGTTTTAAGACTTGATGAGCCAATAGTTGGTCTTTTGAGTAATGGAGAAGAAGAGAGTAAAGGAAATGAAGTAACTAAAGAAGCATATAAAATGCTAAAAAGAGTTCCAAACTTTGCTGGAAATGTTGAAGGTAATGATATTTTTAAAGGTACAGTTGATGTTGTTGTTTGTGATGGTTTTGTAGGAAATATTCTATTAAAAACTGCAGAAGGTGTTGCAGATACAATTGGAAAAATCATTAAAAAGAATTTAAAGAGATCTCTTATTTCGATTGCGGGTGCTGTTTTAATGCAAAAAGTATTCAAAAATCTAAAAGTAAGAGTAGATTATGCAGAGTATGGTGGAGCTCCTCTTTTAGGAGTAAAAGCACCTGTTATTATATCTCATGGGAAATCAAATCCTAAAGCTATAAAAAATGCAATATTTCAAGCACTTTTATCTGCTAGTTCAAATTTAGAAGATATAATTGAACAAAGATTAGTAAAATACTCTGCTAAAGAAGAATGTAGTACAGAAAGTACTACTAATTAA
- a CDS encoding beta-ketoacyl-ACP synthase III — protein MKYAAFRSIGAYIPPKIMTNADFEKIIDTSDEWITKRTGIKERRLAEENEASSDLGAKAALQAIQRAGIDKDEIDLVICATVTPDYLCMPSTACLISSKIGIKDVMAFDVSAACTGFVYILNIAKAFIESGLKKNILLVGAEKYSSILNYEDRTTCFIFGDGAGAAIISATYDKSEAIIDVSCSSDGNYEDLIKTAGGGSKHPCSQEVLDAKMSCISMKGNETFKLAVKTLTADVINMLEKHNLSNEDITHFIPHQANYRIIKAVGESLNLNEDQTVVTVDKYGNTSAASIPMAMNYAYEQGKLKKGDTILFDAFGGGLTWGSALFKFAPKEK, from the coding sequence ATGAAATATGCAGCTTTTAGATCTATTGGGGCTTATATTCCACCAAAAATTATGACTAACGCTGATTTTGAAAAAATCATTGATACAAGTGATGAATGGATTACAAAGAGAACAGGAATAAAAGAGAGAAGATTAGCTGAAGAGAATGAAGCTTCTTCAGATTTAGGTGCTAAAGCTGCACTACAAGCTATACAAAGAGCTGGTATAGATAAAGATGAGATTGATTTAGTTATTTGTGCAACAGTAACTCCTGATTACTTATGTATGCCATCAACTGCTTGTTTAATATCATCAAAGATTGGTATAAAAGATGTAATGGCATTTGATGTTAGTGCTGCATGTACAGGTTTTGTATATATTTTAAATATTGCAAAAGCTTTTATAGAATCTGGTTTAAAAAAGAATATTTTACTTGTTGGAGCTGAAAAATATAGCTCTATATTAAATTATGAAGATAGAACAACTTGTTTTATCTTTGGTGATGGAGCAGGAGCTGCTATTATTAGTGCAACATATGATAAAAGTGAAGCAATAATTGATGTTTCTTGTTCAAGTGATGGGAATTATGAAGACCTAATTAAAACTGCTGGTGGAGGAAGTAAACATCCTTGTTCTCAAGAAGTTTTAGATGCAAAAATGTCTTGTATCTCTATGAAAGGTAATGAGACTTTTAAACTTGCTGTTAAAACATTAACTGCTGATGTTATAAATATGTTAGAAAAACATAACTTATCAAATGAAGATATCACTCATTTCATTCCACATCAAGCGAATTACAGAATAATAAAAGCTGTTGGAGAGTCTTTAAATTTAAATGAAGATCAAACTGTTGTAACTGTTGATAAATATGGAAATACTTCAGCTGCTTCTATTCCTATGGCTATGAATTATGCTTATGAGCAAGGTAAACTTAAAAAAGGTGATACAATACTTTTTGATGCTTTTGGTGGTGGACTTACTTGGGGTTCTGCATTATTTAAATTTGCTCCTAAAGAGAAATAA
- a CDS encoding dynamin family protein: MSINLNILKNFTEEYKAQDLVEEIVYEDGLVGDIKKTIDKLLDEKFFPSTELRNILNKQLRRARYPMEVAITGQFSAGKSTFLNAILSRNILPTGITPVTSKVNFINYGDEYKLKITYHSGATEYAPIESIADFTDQRQDDMKNIKYLTLYAPMPILKEISFVDTPGLNSQSQSDTDVTRRVLKDVGGIIWLTLIDNAGKLSEAQVLEEYMEHFKNKSLCVLNQKDKLSAEQVITTTKYVEDKFSKYFAKVVPISAIKALEGRAKEKEVLIEDENRDFINLLKNELKSLEDENKFENLLNEHKKTIEKIKSKDTAKNTKLLEESNIQEVIDFIENVIRPQASEAKEFAIKKDLRSFCDILIKEYETILKVYDALVVVLNELEERVLKAFDEILSKYSKELFTIYNSLISIMEKIANETFKNIKTKKAVRFEESKSILGQKIERVEYETLWIDSDSVYKALFYDDQTIDKMFKKSIRLLKNIELDTDEAFRDVYRLIRNDVVKWQEPYELMKKNREIASDVEFSNTRHFAAKVYENVLKEFHKAILENISALRKKFAYFNGALSYSYIQVTQATIAHFEQQIVESEELYKKEPTRFSINHPREDEIVAKLKANFAFEKIEDFLTSKRNYLFKIIKYSKEQYVNINEDRIKFILGKKEQYLNKIEDLEIVKSEV; the protein is encoded by the coding sequence ATGAGTATAAATTTAAATATCCTAAAAAACTTTACAGAAGAGTATAAAGCACAAGATTTAGTTGAAGAGATAGTTTATGAAGATGGATTAGTTGGAGATATTAAAAAAACAATTGATAAGCTTTTAGATGAGAAATTCTTTCCATCAACAGAGTTAAGAAATATTTTAAACAAGCAATTAAGAAGAGCTAGATATCCGATGGAAGTTGCTATTACAGGGCAATTTAGTGCAGGAAAATCAACATTTCTAAATGCTATATTATCAAGAAATATTTTACCAACAGGAATAACACCTGTTACTTCAAAAGTGAATTTTATAAATTATGGTGATGAATATAAACTAAAAATTACATATCATTCAGGAGCAACTGAATATGCTCCAATTGAGAGTATTGCTGATTTTACAGATCAAAGACAAGATGATATGAAAAATATCAAATATCTTACACTTTATGCACCAATGCCAATTCTAAAAGAGATATCATTTGTAGATACTCCAGGACTTAACTCACAATCACAAAGTGATACAGATGTTACAAGAAGAGTTTTAAAAGATGTTGGTGGAATTATTTGGCTTACACTTATTGATAATGCTGGAAAGTTATCTGAAGCACAAGTTTTAGAAGAGTATATGGAGCATTTCAAAAATAAATCTCTTTGTGTTTTAAACCAAAAAGATAAATTAAGTGCTGAGCAAGTTATAACAACTACAAAATATGTAGAAGATAAATTCAGTAAATATTTTGCAAAAGTTGTTCCTATTTCTGCAATAAAAGCTTTAGAAGGAAGAGCAAAAGAGAAAGAAGTTTTAATTGAAGATGAAAATAGAGATTTTATAAATCTTTTAAAAAATGAGTTAAAATCTCTTGAAGATGAAAATAAATTTGAAAATCTTTTGAATGAACATAAAAAAACAATAGAGAAGATAAAAAGTAAAGATACAGCAAAAAATACAAAACTTCTTGAAGAGTCAAATATACAAGAAGTTATTGATTTTATTGAAAATGTTATAAGACCACAAGCTTCAGAAGCAAAAGAGTTTGCTATTAAAAAAGATTTAAGATCTTTTTGTGATATTTTGATAAAAGAGTATGAAACAATTTTAAAAGTATATGATGCTTTAGTTGTAGTTTTAAATGAGCTAGAAGAGAGAGTTTTAAAGGCGTTTGATGAAATACTATCAAAGTATTCAAAAGAGCTTTTTACTATCTATAACTCTCTTATTTCAATTATGGAAAAGATTGCAAATGAAACATTTAAAAATATAAAAACTAAAAAAGCTGTAAGATTTGAAGAGAGTAAATCTATTTTAGGACAAAAAATAGAAAGAGTAGAGTATGAAACTCTTTGGATAGATAGTGATTCTGTATATAAAGCACTTTTTTATGATGACCAAACAATAGATAAAATGTTTAAAAAATCAATTAGACTTTTAAAAAATATTGAATTAGACACAGATGAAGCATTTAGAGATGTTTATAGATTAATTAGAAATGATGTTGTTAAGTGGCAAGAACCTTATGAATTGATGAAGAAAAATAGAGAGATTGCTTCTGATGTTGAGTTTTCAAATACAAGACACTTTGCAGCAAAAGTATATGAAAATGTCTTAAAAGAGTTTCATAAGGCTATTTTAGAAAATATTTCAGCACTAAGAAAGAAGTTTGCATATTTTAATGGAGCTTTATCTTATTCATATATTCAAGTAACTCAAGCAACAATTGCACACTTTGAGCAACAAATAGTAGAATCAGAAGAGTTATATAAAAAAGAGCCTACACGATTCTCAATTAATCATCCAAGAGAAGATGAGATTGTTGCAAAATTAAAAGCAAATTTTGCTTTTGAAAAGATTGAAGACTTTTTAACTTCAAAAAGGAACTATCTTTTCAAAATTATAAAATATTCAAAAGAGCAATATGTAAATATAAATGAAGATAGAATAAAATTTATATTAGGTAAAAAAGAGCAATATCTAAATAAAATTGAAGATTTAGAGATTGTAAAAAGTGAGGTTTAA
- a CDS encoding dynamin family protein: MSLISDYFLLYHGLVFEEEQELNYLDEKLGKDSFTIFALILCAHRKNYTKFINLDSFKGLCRQLDIKSPTNINELNQIQYSIIDIISQNSTKESLDNLHNTFLYLKDENIISNENYSKLTSLFDYKEIKTTKKVDIENSSKKISFKDMKDIFENLLDDLKTQIKNEELKSDLKNIETYLNSKKFSIGITGVMSAGKSTMLNALMGKEILGSAVVPETANLTIVKHSKTPSAKVYFWNKQEWNKIENSANSLESMREFVEETKRVFGSELNNYIKDESKFADVDINNLKSYTSAEHSEKKCNLVKYVELGSDLKFLQEGIEIVDTPGLDDPVIQREEITKEYISKCDIMLHLMNVSQSATLKDVEFIIDAVLYQNITKLLVVITRADTVSKKNLEEVINYTKTSIQRQLKAQNKDSQIDHILSSIKFVAISGHMALLHRTNRADEAIKAGYNLEDTGITQIEDYLYDSLFGENSQKGDLLIQSARVQILKLLEKQISILNYEIKLLGKSKDELEADLNNLRDKKVKQERSLFRIKEDINFYKNDAKNYIDSLDTFLQSELIDLQNIIKQRVLNDVKYSLVKDKKRSDEQRVRVIIQTAIKDGIIDIIRDYRYKFIKKSQTIGEQCEQKYHDFGFSIGHKNDNFDARGFFQEDFKSGFLTTSYDVLINLILKETNNAKESKLNELERELQNIIKLQFSPIVEDLQIKAKTLSKKLVEEFFKVLNAPVIAYEQKVKSDEEMLEKELLNFKENDENRAEQSIEIHNKIKILQDKLLYIKGLNQ, encoded by the coding sequence ATGAGTTTAATTAGTGATTATTTTTTACTTTATCATGGATTAGTTTTTGAAGAAGAGCAAGAGTTAAATTATTTAGATGAGAAGCTAGGGAAAGATAGCTTTACTATATTTGCATTAATCCTTTGTGCTCATAGAAAAAATTATACAAAATTTATAAATCTTGACTCTTTTAAAGGACTTTGTAGGCAATTAGATATAAAAAGTCCTACAAATATAAATGAATTAAACCAAATACAATACTCAATTATTGATATCATCTCACAAAACAGCACAAAAGAGAGCTTAGATAATCTTCATAATACTTTTTTATATTTAAAAGATGAAAATATAATAAGCAACGAAAACTACTCAAAACTTACATCTTTGTTTGATTATAAAGAGATAAAAACAACTAAAAAAGTTGATATAGAAAATAGCTCTAAGAAAATATCATTTAAAGATATGAAAGATATATTTGAGAATTTATTAGATGATTTAAAAACTCAAATCAAAAATGAAGAGTTAAAAAGTGATTTAAAAAATATTGAAACTTATTTAAATAGTAAAAAATTCTCTATTGGAATTACAGGTGTTATGAGTGCAGGAAAATCAACCATGCTAAATGCACTTATGGGAAAAGAGATTTTGGGAAGTGCTGTTGTTCCTGAAACAGCAAATCTAACAATAGTGAAACATAGTAAAACTCCAAGTGCAAAAGTATATTTTTGGAATAAGCAAGAGTGGAATAAAATAGAGAATAGTGCAAATAGTTTAGAATCTATGAGAGAGTTTGTAGAAGAGACAAAAAGAGTTTTTGGAAGTGAACTAAATAACTATATAAAAGATGAATCAAAATTTGCGGATGTTGATATAAATAATCTTAAATCATATACATCAGCTGAGCATAGTGAAAAAAAATGTAATCTTGTAAAATATGTAGAACTAGGAAGTGATTTAAAGTTTTTACAAGAAGGTATTGAAATAGTTGATACTCCTGGACTTGATGATCCAGTTATTCAAAGAGAAGAGATTACAAAAGAGTATATTAGTAAATGTGATATTATGCTTCATTTGATGAATGTTTCTCAAAGTGCAACTTTAAAAGACGTCGAATTTATAATTGATGCTGTTTTATATCAAAATATAACAAAACTTTTAGTAGTAATTACAAGAGCAGATACAGTTAGTAAAAAGAATCTGGAAGAGGTTATAAACTATACAAAAACATCAATACAAAGACAACTAAAAGCTCAAAATAAAGATTCACAAATAGATCATATTTTAAGTAGTATAAAATTTGTTGCAATATCTGGACATATGGCTTTACTTCATAGAACAAATAGAGCAGATGAAGCAATAAAAGCAGGATATAATCTTGAAGATACTGGAATAACACAAATTGAAGACTATTTATATGATTCTTTATTTGGAGAAAACTCACAAAAAGGTGATCTTCTTATTCAATCAGCAAGAGTTCAAATCTTAAAATTGTTAGAAAAACAAATTAGTATTTTAAATTATGAAATAAAACTTCTTGGAAAATCAAAAGATGAATTAGAAGCAGATTTAAATAACTTAAGAGATAAAAAAGTAAAACAAGAGAGATCTCTATTTAGAATAAAAGAGGATATTAACTTTTACAAGAATGATGCAAAAAACTATATTGATTCATTGGATACTTTTTTACAAAGTGAGTTAATTGATCTTCAAAACATAATAAAACAAAGAGTTTTAAATGATGTTAAATATAGTCTTGTAAAAGATAAAAAAAGATCAGATGAACAAAGAGTAAGAGTTATTATTCAAACTGCTATAAAAGATGGAATAATTGATATTATTAGAGATTATAGATATAAATTTATAAAAAAGTCACAAACTATTGGTGAGCAATGTGAACAAAAGTATCATGATTTTGGATTTAGCATAGGTCATAAAAATGATAATTTTGATGCAAGAGGTTTTTTCCAAGAAGATTTTAAAAGTGGTTTTTTGACAACAAGTTATGATGTTTTAATAAACTTAATTTTAAAAGAGACAAATAATGCAAAAGAGTCAAAATTAAATGAGCTTGAAAGAGAGCTTCAAAATATTATCAAATTACAATTCTCTCCAATTGTAGAAGATCTACAAATAAAAGCAAAAACACTTAGTAAAAAATTAGTAGAAGAGTTTTTTAAAGTTTTAAATGCACCTGTTATTGCTTATGAACAAAAAGTAAAAAGTGATGAAGAGATGCTTGAAAAAGAGCTTTTAAACTTTAAAGAAAATGATGAAAATAGAGCAGAACAATCAATAGAAATTCACAATAAGATTAAAATCTTACAAGATAAACTATTATATATAAAAGGATTAAATCAATGA
- a CDS encoding fumarate reductase iron-sulfur subunit, which produces MSTQNGREITISVLKYNPRSKISKPHFVDYKLEETPGMTLFIALTQIREFYDPDLSFDFVCRAGICGSCGMMVNGKPALACRTLIANYPKGKLQLMPMPAFELIKDLSVNTGKWMDSMSKRVESWVHTNEEINIAKMEERIEPKVANDTFELDRCIECGICVASCGTMLMRPNFVGPVGLNRVARFEIDPHDNRTAEDFYELIGDDDGVFGCMSLMACEDHCPKHLPLQEKIAYLRRKLVALR; this is translated from the coding sequence ATGAGTACGCAAAACGGTAGAGAAATTACAATTTCAGTTCTAAAATATAATCCAAGAAGTAAGATTTCAAAACCTCACTTTGTTGATTATAAATTAGAAGAGACACCAGGTATGACTCTTTTTATTGCATTAACACAAATAAGAGAGTTTTATGATCCAGATTTATCATTTGACTTCGTTTGTAGAGCTGGAATTTGTGGAAGCTGTGGAATGATGGTAAATGGTAAACCAGCATTAGCTTGTAGAACACTAATTGCAAATTATCCAAAAGGAAAACTTCAATTAATGCCAATGCCAGCTTTTGAACTAATCAAAGATTTATCAGTAAATACTGGTAAATGGATGGATAGTATGAGTAAGAGAGTTGAGTCTTGGGTTCATACAAATGAAGAGATTAATATTGCAAAAATGGAAGAGAGAATTGAGCCAAAAGTTGCAAACGATACATTTGAATTAGATAGATGTATTGAGTGTGGTATTTGTGTTGCTTCTTGTGGAACAATGTTAATGAGACCAAACTTTGTTGGTCCAGTTGGATTAAATAGAGTTGCAAGATTTGAAATAGATCCACATGATAACAGAACTGCTGAAGATTTCTATGAGTTAATTGGAGATGATGATGGAGTATTTGGTTGTATGTCATTAATGGCGTGTGAAGACCATTGTCCAAAACATTTACCTTTACAAGAAAAAATTGCATACTTAAGAAGAAAACTAGTAGCACTAAGATAA
- a CDS encoding fumarate reductase flavoprotein subunit, whose amino-acid sequence MKIIYCDALVVGGGLAGLRAAVATQKKGLSTIVLSLVPVKRSHSAAAQGGMQASLGNSKMSDGDNEDLHFEDTVKGSDWGCDQEVARMFVHTAPKAIRELAAWGVPWSRVEKGTREAVINAKKTTITEDDDRHGLITSRDFGGTKKWRTCYTADATGHTMLFGVANEALKHDVDIRDRKEAISLIHEGGRCYGAVVRDLITGEIEAYVAKGTCIATGGYGRIFKQTTNAVICEGIGAAIALETGIATLGNMEAVQFHPTPIVPSGILLTEGCRGDGGILRDVDGHRFMPDYEPEKKELASRDVVSRRMIEHIRNGKGVPSPYGHHVWLDISILGREHIEKNLRDVQEICQIFNGIDPADEGPKGWAPVLPMQHYSMGGIRTKATGESQNLKGLFACGEAACWDMHGFNRLGGNSVSETVVAGMIIGNYFADYCLENDVTIPTSVVQKFVDEQEAYMDELLSYNGNEDIFKIKNRMKQLMDDKVGIFRSGEPLKEAVEELKELLQKTKQINIKSKEKSGNPELEEAYRVPKMLKIALCVAKGARDRTESRGAHYREDYLLRDDKNWLNRTLTSWPSKDAIEPTITYEPLDIMKMEMPPAFRGYGAKGMIIEHDNSAVRQSQVDEIREKMEAEGKDRHEIQHALMPFDLPMNYKEKNERAGDK is encoded by the coding sequence ATGAAAATCATTTACTGTGATGCATTAGTTGTTGGTGGTGGATTAGCAGGTCTTAGAGCTGCTGTTGCTACACAAAAAAAAGGTTTAAGTACAATAGTTTTATCATTAGTTCCAGTAAAAAGATCACATAGTGCTGCTGCTCAAGGTGGTATGCAAGCTAGTTTAGGTAACTCTAAAATGTCTGATGGAGATAATGAAGATTTACACTTTGAAGATACTGTAAAAGGTTCTGACTGGGGATGTGATCAAGAAGTAGCTAGAATGTTTGTTCATACAGCTCCAAAAGCTATTAGAGAACTTGCAGCTTGGGGTGTGCCTTGGTCGAGAGTTGAAAAAGGTACTAGAGAAGCAGTTATTAATGCTAAAAAAACAACTATTACTGAAGATGATGATAGACATGGATTAATCACTTCAAGAGACTTTGGTGGAACTAAAAAATGGAGAACATGTTATACAGCAGATGCAACAGGACATACAATGTTATTTGGTGTTGCAAACGAAGCTTTAAAACATGATGTTGATATCAGAGATAGAAAAGAAGCAATTAGTTTAATTCACGAAGGTGGAAGATGTTATGGAGCAGTTGTTAGAGATTTAATAACTGGTGAAATTGAAGCTTATGTTGCAAAAGGTACATGTATTGCTACAGGTGGATATGGAAGAATCTTTAAACAAACTACTAATGCTGTTATTTGTGAAGGTATTGGAGCAGCTATTGCACTTGAAACTGGAATTGCTACATTAGGAAATATGGAAGCAGTACAATTTCACCCAACACCAATCGTACCATCAGGTATCTTATTAACTGAAGGTTGTAGAGGAGATGGTGGAATTTTAAGAGACGTAGATGGTCATAGATTTATGCCAGATTATGAGCCAGAGAAAAAAGAACTAGCTTCAAGAGACGTTGTTTCAAGAAGAATGATTGAACACATTAGAAATGGAAAAGGGGTACCATCACCATATGGTCACCACGTTTGGTTAGATATTTCTATTTTAGGAAGAGAACATATTGAAAAGAACTTAAGAGATGTTCAAGAAATTTGTCAAATCTTTAATGGTATTGATCCAGCTGATGAAGGTCCAAAAGGATGGGCACCAGTTCTTCCAATGCAACACTACTCTATGGGTGGAATTAGAACAAAAGCAACAGGTGAGTCACAAAACTTAAAAGGTCTATTTGCTTGTGGAGAGGCTGCTTGTTGGGATATGCACGGGTTTAACAGACTTGGAGGAAACTCAGTTTCTGAAACAGTTGTTGCTGGTATGATTATTGGTAACTATTTTGCTGATTATTGTTTAGAAAATGATGTAACAATTCCGACTTCTGTTGTTCAAAAATTTGTTGATGAGCAAGAAGCTTATATGGATGAGTTATTGTCTTATAATGGAAATGAAGATATCTTCAAAATCAAAAATAGAATGAAACAACTAATGGATGATAAAGTTGGTATTTTTAGAAGTGGTGAGCCATTAAAAGAAGCAGTTGAAGAGTTAAAAGAGTTATTACAAAAAACTAAACAAATTAACATTAAATCAAAAGAAAAAAGTGGAAATCCAGAGCTTGAAGAAGCTTATAGAGTTCCAAAAATGTTAAAAATTGCTCTTTGTGTTGCTAAAGGTGCAAGAGATAGAACTGAATCAAGAGGTGCTCACTATAGAGAAGATTATCTTTTAAGAGATGATAAAAATTGGTTAAATAGAACTCTTACTTCTTGGCCATCAAAAGATGCAATTGAACCAACTATTACATATGAACCATTAGATATTATGAAAATGGAGATGCCTCCAGCATTTAGAGGATATGGTGCTAAAGGTATGATTATTGAGCATGATAACTCAGCTGTAAGACAATCACAAGTTGATGAGATTAGAGAAAAAATGGAAGCAGAAGGTAAAGATAGACATGAAATTCAACATGCTTTAATGCCATTTGATTTACCAATGAACTATAAAGAGAAAAATGAAAGAGCGGGAGATAAATAA